The Tautonia plasticadhaerens nucleotide sequence GCATGGACCCCCCGGGCGAGGAAGGCGCCGGCCACCTCCCGGTGCGCGGTCGTCGGAACGGCAACCGAGACGGCATCGACGAGGTCGAGCAACGCTCGATAGTCGTCGAACGCCCTTGAGCCGAGGGGCTCGGCGACCGCCCTCGCCTGCTCCGGTCGGGAATCGGCCACGCCGACGAGATCGACTCCGTCCAGGCCGGCGAGGATCCGGGCGTGATGCCGACCGAGATGACCGACCCCGACCACGCCGACTCGTAACCGATGCTTGGTCGTCACCGTACGCTCCTTGGAAGCTTCAATCCACCGCCGGGCGGGACGACCGGCCCCGGGGGCCGCCGTCATCCCTGGCGGGTGAGTCGTCCCGTCTTCCCTGACGAGGCCGGCCGTCTCGGTGCCGACGCTCGGCCGTTGGGCCGGCACGAGGCGAACCGGATCACCCAGCCCCGACCCCCGCTCAATCTGCCCAACCGATGTCTTCCGAATGTGCCCGATCCCGACCGGATCAAGCGACCAGGCGATCCTCCTCGCCGTCCCGGAGTCGGGCGTCTCGGGCCCGGCCGTGGCGGCCTGAGCTCTGGGCGTGCAGCGATTCGAGGAGTCGGATGATCTCGGGGGTCATCATTCCGTGGTCGACGAGCCGGAGCGCCGCCTGGTTCGGGTCGAGTTTCGCCCGATAGAGCAAGCGGTGCGCCTCCCTGAGGGCTCGGATCGAGGCCCGAGTGAAGCCCCGACGCCGCAGGCCGATGAGGTTGATGCATCGGACCCGGGAGGGGGACCCGTCGACCAGCATGTATCGCGGGACGTCCCGGCAGATCCGAGCCGGCCCCCCGGCGAAGCCATGTTCGCCGATCGTCGCCGCCGGATGGACGTCGACCCCGGCCGTCACCAGGGCGAACGCCTCGACCCCGGCCATCGGCCCGAGCCGAACACCGGACCCGAGCGAGACCTCGTCGTCGATCCAGGCGTCCCGAGCGATGGCGACGTGCGGTCCCAGCCGATTTCGGGAGCCGATGCGGGTCACGCCCTCGGGCCCGGACCCGGCCTCGATCGACGAACCTTCCCGGATCGCGTTCTCGTCGCCGATCTCGACCCGGCCGCCGTGCGCGGCGTCTCCGTGCTCCGCGCCGATGACCGAGAAGGGCGCGAACACGTTGCGATCGCCCACCCGGGTCGGACCGAGCATGCAGACGTGGGCGATCAACCGAGTCCCCCGACCGATCCGCACGCCGGGGCCGACGACGCAATACGGGCCGATCTCGACCTCGTCGGCCAACTCAGCCTTCGGATCCACGGTGGCGGTGTCGGCGACCTGCATCGCCATGGGCGTTCACTCCGCGGGGACTGACCCGATACGATCCATCAGACTCCGCCTGATCGAAGACTCAGGCGGCGACCTGTTCCGTGGGCAACACGGCGAACCTCAGCCGGGCCTCGGCCGCGACCTGGTCGTCGACCCGGGCGACGCCCCGGGCCTCGGCCATCTTGGACCGGGCTCGAAAGCGGTCGATCTCCAGCAGGAGTTGGTCGCCGGGGACGACCTGCCGTCGCAACTTCACGTCGTCGATCGAGGCAATCATAGCGAGGTGACGGGCCGGGTCGAATCGATGGCTGATCAGGATCCCGGCGGCCTGGGCCATCGCCTCCAGGATCATCACCCCGGGCATCACCGGCCTGCCGGGCCAGTGCCCCTGGAAGAACGGCTCGTTGCAGGTCACGTTCTTCAGCGCCCGGAGTGACCGTCCATGGTCAATCGACAGGACTCGGTCGAGCAGCAGGAATGGATAGCGATGGGGCATCAACCGGAGGATGGAGTTGATGTCCATCGCCGGAGGGTCGCAGGTCGGGCCAATTACTGTCGACGGGCCGGCCGCGTCGTCCTGCGCCTCCGACTCCACCGAGAGGAGGGCCCGGGCTAGCTCGACGTTCAGGGCGTGGCCCGACCGGTGTGCGACGACGTGGCCGGCGAGGTCCATGCCGAGCAGGGCAAGGTCGCCGATCACGTCGAGCAGCTTGTGCCGTGCGCACTCGTCGGGGAAGCGCAGGTCGTTGCCGATCGGTCCGTCGGGGCCGAAGATCAGCAGGTCCGCCTCGCTGGTGCGAGACCCGATGCCGGAGGCGCGGAGGGCCTCCGCCTCGGCGGCGAGGAGGAACGTGCGGGCGGGGGCGACCTCTTCGAGGTAACGGCCGGGGGACGGTTCGGCGAAATAACTCTGCGAGGGGATCGGCGAGCCGTCCCCGTAATCAAGCTGATAGGAGATGACCAGCCGGTCCGGCGCTCCCGGATACGCGGCGACGGTGGCCTTGCCATCGCGGACGCTGACGGGTCGATCGATGACGAGGACCATGCGGGGGCGGTCCTGTTCGACGACCCCTGCCCCGGCGATCGCCCGGGAGAAAGCGAGCGCGGAACCGTCCATCCCCGGAGTCTCAGGGGCGTCGAGTTCGACGATGCAGTTGTCGATGCGAAGGCCGGAGAGCGCCGAGAGGATGTGCTCGACCATCTCGACGACAGCCTCGCCGCGCCGGAGGGCGGTGCGGCGTTCTCTTGGCTCGACGAACCGGGCGAGGGCGGGGACCGAGGGACGCCCGGGCAGGTCGGAGCGGACGAATGTGATGCCCGAATCGGCCGGCGCCGGGCTGAAGCGGACGGTGACGTCCGAGCCGAGCAGGTAGCCGATGCCCCGGACCTCGGCCGCTCGGGCGAGGGTCCGCTGGGGTCGCGATCCTCTCGTGGTCATGCCGTCGTGATCTTCCTTGATCTCGGGTGGGCCCGAGGGATCGGATCGGTCAGCCCCTCGGGGAAGACAGGGCGATCGGACGTGATCCGTCCTGGTTGCGATCAAGCCTGCCGCATCGCCCGGGGATGACCCGAGGGCGGCATCGCCCGCGAATCATCCCCCGCCGATCCGGCCGTGCCTCAGTTGCCGCCGGCGGCGGGTGCCGGGGCGGAACCGGTCGCCGGGGCGGCGGGTGCCGGGGCGGAACCCTGCTGCGACTTGCGGCGGCCGTGGTAGGCGTTGAGGGTGGTGATGACCTCGTCGGTGATTTCGGCCGCGGGGTCGTGGTAGACGACGTTCCTCGCGACGGCAGCCATCACGTCGTTGGGATTCTCGCCAGTGATATTGTTGTTGGGCCCGACCTGGACGACGAACGTCACGCCCTTCTTCTTGGCGATGTAGTCGACGATGTAGCGGATGTCGTTGTAGATTTCCGCCACCGCGTTCGACTCTCGGATGGTGAAATCCTGCGAGATCTTGTTCTTCTGGGCCTCGAACTTGGCCTGGGCGTCGGCGAGTTGGTCGCTGAACTTCTGGTAGTCGGGCGTCCCGACGCCGAACTGATCCCGCTGCTCGGCCAACTGCTTAGCCTCGGCGAGCAAGACCTCCAGGTCCTTCTGCTTCTTCATGGCCTCGGATTTGAAGGTCTCGCTCGACTCCTTGTAGCGGTCATACTCGTTGATGACCCGCTCCATGTCGATCCCGGCGATGACCGCCGGGGCGAGGGTGGCGGCCGCGCCCCGGGCGGCCTGGCCGGCACCGGCGGTCCCGGCATTGGATCGCTGGACCTGGGGGTCGGCGTTCTGGGCGACGGTCGGGCGAGCGGCTAGGCCCAGCGTCCCCACCAGACCGAGGCCCATGATGGCGGCCGCTCGGATCGAGATCGGCATCGGTTCGGCTCCTTCCGTGTGGTCCCGGGCGGCCCCGAGCCTCGCGCCGCCGATTCAGGTCGGCGGGGATGCTCGCGGTGAGTACGCCCGGCTCCGCTGGCTGCGGTCCCCGCGCATCCGAACGCGGGAATACGTCCGAGGCCCTCGACCGAGGGCCATCGGGGAGTGTCTCTCGGGCCGAGATTCTGACGGGGGAAGCCCGATCGGTCAAGGCGAAGCGGACCGCCGGCGGAGAACGCCGGCGGGGGGAGAAGGAGGTCCGCTCAGTCGACGCTGAGCTGGAAGCGGTGGAACTTGATCTTCCGAGGGACCCGGCCGGAATTGGAGAAGAGCTGAGTCAGCAGTTCGCCGAACTGGTCGGCGCGGACGCTGTAGAAGTTGTGCTTGCCCTCGCGACGGGACTCGATCAGGCCGGAGACGCGGAGCAATGCCAGGTGGTGACTGACGGCCGGCTGGCTCTGGCCGAGTCGGTTGCAAAGGTCGGTGACGTGCAGCTCACCGTTCCTTGCCAGATAAAGCAAGATACGCAGCCGAGTCTCGTCACTCATCAGCTTGAAGACCTGCGCCAGCTCACGGACCGACTGGTCGGAGACGGGCGGCAGGATCTCGGCGACCGCGGTCCCGTTACTGCTCTCGGCGGACTTCGTGCTCTTTCGTGCCATCGTGGGAGGATCCGGTACAGGTAGAGGGAGAGGCCCGTTTCGTCGGCGGGCCGGCCTTCGTGCCGGGGTCGCCGGAGGTTCGGCGAGCGACATCGAGGAGACTTGCCGGCCAACACATCAGAACGCTCACAGGGTGAGCAAGTCTTGCGCCGACAATCGGGTGGGGAAGAGGGGGCGGACGGGTGGTCGCCCCGGGAGGGAGGCCAGGCGCCATTCGGGGATGGGCCGCGGTCCTTGGTGAGGACTCTTCACATCCTACACGGCTCATGCGATCCGGACAAGTGCCGCTGTGACAAAACGATGCATCGTGGCCACCGTCGGGGAGGGGCACGCTCGGCCGCGAATCCGGGCCGAGTCAGTCGCCCAGCAGGCCGTGTCGACGCAGGGAGGAGCGGAGCGTCATGAGCCCAGCCTCGTCGGGGGGGCAGAGTGGCAGTCTCATGCGGCCGTCGATGCGGCCGAGTAGCCCCATGGCGGCCTTGACGGGGATGGGATTGGCGGCGATTGAGAGCAGGTCGCGACAGAGGGGGAACAACTCCAGGTGGCGGCGACGGGCTCCCTCCAGATCTCCCTGCTCGAAGGCAGCGATCATCGCCATCACCTGCCGGGGGACGAGGTTCGCGGCCACCGAGACGACACCGCCGGCGCCGACGGCCAGCATCGGCAGCGTCAGGCTGTCATCACCGGAGAGGATCGTCAGATCTGTCCTCATGCGGATCTCGCTGACCTGGTCGAGCGAGCCGCTCGCCTCCTTGATGGCCACGATTCGGGCGACCCGGGAGAGCCGCTCGACCGTGGCCGGCTCGATGTTCCGGGCCGTCCGGCCCGGCACGTTGTAGAGGACCAGCGGCAGGTCGCTCGCCTCGGAGATCCGGGCATAGTGGGCGTACAGACCCTCCTGACTGGGCCGGTTATAATAAGGGGCGACGAGCAGGGCGCCGTCAGCACCGGCACGTTGGGCAAACTTTGTGAGGCGGACCGCCTCGCTCGTGGCGTTGGAACCGGTCCCGGCCATGACTCGGGCCCGACCGGCGGCACGCTGGACGACGGTCTCGATGACCCGCTCGTGCTCCTCGTGTGAGAGCGTCGGGGATTCGCCCGTGGTACCGACCGGGCTGATGGCGTGGGTCCCCTGCTCGACGTGCCAGTCGACCAGTCCGCCGAGGGCATCCAGGTCGACCTCGTCATCCCCCTTGAACGGCGTCACCAGCGCGACCGTGCAACCGTTGAACAGTTCACCCTGGGTTGGCATGGCCATGGCCTCGGACGTCTTCGGAGGGAAGCGGGGAGGGTTGGACGAGAACCTCGGGAATGAAGTCCGTCCCGGAAACGCCCCAATCTTACTGATCCGGAGCGTGACCGGGTAGGCCCGAACCGACTTCAGCCGGCCGGCCGGAGACCGAGTCGAGGATCGCACGCTTCATCTCGGTTACGGCACGCTCGATTCCGAGGAATACGGCCCGGGAGATGATGCTGTGGCCGATATTCAGTTCGAGCATCCCCGGGATCCGGGCCACGTCCGGGACGTTCTGAAGGTTCAGGCCATGCCCGGCGTGCAGGGAGAGCCCGGCCTGGCGGACGAGGCGGCCCGCGTCGATAAGGGACTGGAGTTCTCGACGGCGATCGGGACCCTCGGGCGCGTCGGCATAGCGGCCGGTGTGCAGCTCGACGGCCAAGGCTCCGACCGCCGAGGCCAGCTCGATCTGGACCGGGTCGGGATCGAGGAACAGGCTGACCTCGATGCCGGCCCCCAGGCAACGGGAGACGGCTTCGGCCACCCGGTCCCGGTGGCCGATCAGGTCGAGCCCCCCTTCTGTGGTCAATTCCATCCGGCGTTCGGGTACGAACGTGACCTGATCGGGTCGGGTATTCAGCGCAATCGAAACGAGTTCCGAGGTGGCCGCCGCCTCCAAATTCAGGCGGGTGCGGACGGTCTCCCGGAGGACCCGGAGATCCCGGTCCTGGATATGGCGGCGGTCCTCCCGGAGATGAACCGTGATGCCGTCCGCCCCGGCCAACTCGGCGAGGGCGGCGGCCCAGGCGGGGTCGGGCTCCCGGCCTCCCCGGGCCTGGCGGAGGGTGGCGACGTGGTCGATGTTGACGCCGAGGCGGATCATGGCGGTTCGACTCCGGGGGCGGATCGGGCGTCCCCGCCTCGGCGGGTCGACCCGGAGGCAGGGGAACACCCCTCGATCGGCCCGACCCCGGAATCCGTTCCTCGGTTCGCCCGGGGACACCAGGGCCGTGATCGCTGCATATTGTAGCCGATCGGTCCTCAGGCTCCCTTCACCGGCCTCAGGGGGGCCTTCGAGAGCACGAAGGTACGTTCCCCCCCGACGGCGAAGGCCACGCGTCCCTTGCGGTTCGGGCCAGCACCGTCGATCGCGGTGATCTTGCCGAGCCCATACTGGGGGTGGAGCACGAGCACCCCCGGCCGGAACGCGGCGAGGTCGTCGCCCGGGCCGTCGACGGTCGAAGCGGATCGCCCCCCTCCACCCAGGGAGGCTGCGGTCGTCAGCCGGAAGCCCGACCCAGAGGGAGCGGGCGGTTCGGCGGGCCGGGACGCCCGGGATGAGTCGGGCCGGGGGCCGATACGCCGGGAGGCCAGGGTAGTTTCCCCATCCATTCCGGAGCGGTCCCTGTAGACGATCGGCCCCTCGGGAAGCTCACCGAGGAAGAGTGAGGGGATGGCGACCGACCGTTGGCCCCGAAATTCACGGATCCGGCAATGGCTCAGGCGCAATTCCTTCTGGGCCCGAGTGATGCCGACGAACAGGAGGCGTCGTTCCTCCTCCAGTTCGGCGTCACTCTCCGAGGCCCGGGAGTGCGGAAGGAGCCCCTGCTCCAGCCCGACGATGAACACGACCGGGAATTCCAACCCTTTCGCCGCATGGAGGGTCATCAAGGTGACCGCGCCCCCCTCGTCCTTCCAGCGGTCGACTGCGGAGCTGAGCGTCACGTCGGCGAGGAAATCGAGCACGGTCGCCTCGGGGTGCTCCAGGTCGAATTGCCGGGCGGCGGAAACGAGCTCGTCGAGGTTGGCGACCCGGTCCTCGCCGTCCCCCTTGGGCTGATTGGCCCAGTAGTCGCGATAGCCACTGAGGCTCATGAGCCTCCGCGTGACTTCCTCGGCCGAGTGATCGCTGAGGGCCCCGAGTTCGTCCATCAACAGGGCGAAGTCCCTGAGGCCGGAGCGGGCCTTGGGGGAGAGGCCGGCGACCGACGCGGCATCCCGGGATGCAGCGAGCATCGGGATGCCGCGTCCTCGGGCGAAGGCCAGCAGGCGGTCGAGGCTGACCTTGCCGATCCCCCGGGGAGGTGCATTGATGGCCCGGAGGAACGCCACGTTGTCCTTCGGATTGTTCAGGAGGCTGAGGTATGCCAGCGTATCCTTGACCTCGATCCGCTCGTAGAAGGAGACGCCGCCGACCACTTGATACGGGATCGACAGGGAACGGAGGGCCGATTCGAGGCCCCGGGTCAGGGCGGTCACCCGGACGAAGACAGAGACCTCGCCGTAGGAATACTCGCCTTCTCGGACGAGGTCGGCGATGGTGGAGGCGACGGACTGGGCCTCGTCGGTCTCGGAGGCGAAGGTGGTCAACTCGACCGGATCTCCCTCGGGGTTCCCGGTGGTCAACTCTTTCGGCTTGCGGCGTCGGTTGTGGCGGATGAGGTGGTCGGCCACCCGGAGAATGTTCTTGGTGCTCCGGTAGTTCAGCTCCAGGCGGACGACCTTGCATTCCGGGTAGTCGTGCTCGAATTCGAGGATATTGTTCAGATTCGCACCCCGCCAGCCGTAGATCGACTGATCCGGGTCCCCGGTGACGCAAAGGTTCGGCGAGTCGACCGACAGGGCGCGGACGATGGCGTACTGGGCGACATTCGTATCCTGGTATTCGTCGACCAGCACGTATCGGTAGCGGTCGTCGAGCTTCGCTCGAAGCTCCCGGTCCCCCCGGAGCAGGCTGACGACGTGGACGAGCAGGTCGTCGAAGTCGACCGCCGAGGATTCGAGCAGGCGGAGCTGATATGTTTTGAACACCCGTCCGACGACGGCGGAGACGTGGTCGGCGCCGTCACCTCGTCTGGCGAGGAATGACTCGGGGTCGAGCATGTCGTTCTTCGCCCGGCTGATGGCGGCCTCGACCTTCTCGGGGGCGACTCCCGAGTCGGCCAGGTCGAGTTGCTCCATCACGGACTTGATGACACGGAGGCGATCGGGTTGGTCGTAGATCGTGAAGCCGCGGTCCAGGCCGATCCGGGGACCGAACTCGCGGAGCAGCCTGGCGCAGATGGCGTGAAACGTTCCGACCCAGACGCCGTGGTCGGGGACCAGCGAGGTGATCCGCTCGCGCATCTCCCCGGCGGCCTTGTTGGTGAAGGTGAGGGCGAGGATCCTTCGACCCGGGATGCCCCGGCCCAGGAGGTACGCGACCCGTCGGGTGATGACCCGCGTCTTCCCCGAGCCGGCGCCGGCGAGCACGAGCAAGGGGCCGTCGACATGGGTGACGGCCTCGCGCTGAGCGGCCGTGAGGTCCGAGAGCAGGTCCATGGTCGATCCGTCCCTGGCTTCGTCGAGTCGGGCCGAGCGGTACGTCCGTATCGCATTGCCCGCAGTATAGCAATCGGGGGTCCGCCCGGCGACGCCGATCCGGGGAACCTAGGACCGTCGCACGAGGCGAGGGGGATAGTGGGAGGATCTCCCGGTCGTCGACCGGTCGCGGGAGGTCGAATTGGCCTGCGGGGTGATCTCGGATACACTACAACTGGGTTGTCCGGTCCTGCCGGGAGAGACCGGGCAGGCGGCTCGGTCGTCGGCGCCGGGCCCTCGTCCTTGAGTCGTTCGCGCATGAATATTTTGGGGATCGGCACCGACATCATCGAGGTGCCCCGCATCGGCAAAATGATCGAGCAACACGGCGAGCTGTTCCTGAGGCGGGTCTACACCGAGCGGGAGATCCGCTACTGCCAGGGGCGGAAGCATGCCCTGGAACACTTCGCCGGACGATGGGCGGCCAAGGAAGCCATTCTGAAGGCAATCGGGACGGGATGGGCCCGGGGCATCTGCTGGACGGACATGGAGATCCGCCGGGATCAGATGAGCGGGCCGAAAGTCCTGGTCCGGGGCGGTGCCCGAGACGCCGCCATTCAACGTGGGATCGGAGACATCATGGTCTCGATCTCGCATTGCCGGACCTATGCCACGGCCACGGCCATCGCCATGTCGATCGAGCCGGGGGCTTCGCTTCCGCCTGTCGACGAGGGTTGAGCGACGTGCCTTTTCCCTTCTCATGCCGAACCGGGGGGAGCGGATTCTGATGTCCTGACACTTCCCGGCGAGTTGGTTCTCAGAGAATCGGCTCCTCCGACGCACGTAACGCGTGAGAGATCAGGCCGCTCCCCGACACCCTGGCCCGGCCGAGCCCCGGTGCCCGGCCTGCGGCAGGGCCTTCCGGGTCTCGGCCGCGGGGGTGCCCCCCCTCGGGACAAGGTCTGGGAAACCCGGCCGGGTCGGGAGTGGCCCGGCCGCTGAGGATCGATCTCTCAGGACTTGGACTTCCCCTTGCCCGCCGCCTTGCGACGCCCGCCACCGGTGCCCTTGCGATCGGCGGCCTCCTTGAGCAGCGGGATCGCTTCATCCAGGGTGATCTGATCGGGGGTCCGGTCCTTAGGGATCGTGGCATTGACCTTCCCGTGTTTGACGTAGGGGCCGTATCGCCCCTCGAAGACGGACACAGGCTGGTCGTCCTCGGGGTGGT carries:
- a CDS encoding LbetaH domain-containing protein, with the protein product MAMQVADTATVDPKAELADEVEIGPYCVVGPGVRIGRGTRLIAHVCMLGPTRVGDRNVFAPFSVIGAEHGDAAHGGRVEIGDENAIREGSSIEAGSGPEGVTRIGSRNRLGPHVAIARDAWIDDEVSLGSGVRLGPMAGVEAFALVTAGVDVHPAATIGEHGFAGGPARICRDVPRYMLVDGSPSRVRCINLIGLRRRGFTRASIRALREAHRLLYRAKLDPNQAALRLVDHGMMTPEIIRLLESLHAQSSGRHGRARDARLRDGEEDRLVA
- a CDS encoding pyridoxine 5'-phosphate synthase; translated protein: MIRLGVNIDHVATLRQARGGREPDPAWAAALAELAGADGITVHLREDRRHIQDRDLRVLRETVRTRLNLEAAATSELVSIALNTRPDQVTFVPERRMELTTEGGLDLIGHRDRVAEAVSRCLGAGIEVSLFLDPDPVQIELASAVGALAVELHTGRYADAPEGPDRRRELQSLIDAGRLVRQAGLSLHAGHGLNLQNVPDVARIPGMLELNIGHSIISRAVFLGIERAVTEMKRAILDSVSGRPAEVGSGLPGHAPDQ
- the acpS gene encoding holo-ACP synthase, encoding MNILGIGTDIIEVPRIGKMIEQHGELFLRRVYTEREIRYCQGRKHALEHFAGRWAAKEAILKAIGTGWARGICWTDMEIRRDQMSGPKVLVRGGARDAAIQRGIGDIMVSISHCRTYATATAIAMSIEPGASLPPVDEG
- a CDS encoding OmpH family outer membrane protein; its protein translation is MPISIRAAAIMGLGLVGTLGLAARPTVAQNADPQVQRSNAGTAGAGQAARGAAATLAPAVIAGIDMERVINEYDRYKESSETFKSEAMKKQKDLEVLLAEAKQLAEQRDQFGVGTPDYQKFSDQLADAQAKFEAQKNKISQDFTIRESNAVAEIYNDIRYIVDYIAKKKGVTFVVQVGPNNNITGENPNDVMAAVARNVVYHDPAAEITDEVITTLNAYHGRRKSQQGSAPAPAAPATGSAPAPAAGGN
- the lpxC gene encoding UDP-3-O-acyl-N-acetylglucosamine deacetylase; translated protein: MTTRGSRPQRTLARAAEVRGIGYLLGSDVTVRFSPAPADSGITFVRSDLPGRPSVPALARFVEPRERRTALRRGEAVVEMVEHILSALSGLRIDNCIVELDAPETPGMDGSALAFSRAIAGAGVVEQDRPRMVLVIDRPVSVRDGKATVAAYPGAPDRLVISYQLDYGDGSPIPSQSYFAEPSPGRYLEEVAPARTFLLAAEAEALRASGIGSRTSEADLLIFGPDGPIGNDLRFPDECARHKLLDVIGDLALLGMDLAGHVVAHRSGHALNVELARALLSVESEAQDDAAGPSTVIGPTCDPPAMDINSILRLMPHRYPFLLLDRVLSIDHGRSLRALKNVTCNEPFFQGHWPGRPVMPGVMILEAMAQAAGILISHRFDPARHLAMIASIDDVKLRRQVVPGDQLLLEIDRFRARSKMAEARGVARVDDQVAAEARLRFAVLPTEQVAA
- a CDS encoding ArsR/SmtB family transcription factor: MARKSTKSAESSNGTAVAEILPPVSDQSVRELAQVFKLMSDETRLRILLYLARNGELHVTDLCNRLGQSQPAVSHHLALLRVSGLIESRREGKHNFYSVRADQFGELLTQLFSNSGRVPRKIKFHRFQLSVD
- a CDS encoding ATP-dependent helicase, giving the protein MDLLSDLTAAQREAVTHVDGPLLVLAGAGSGKTRVITRRVAYLLGRGIPGRRILALTFTNKAAGEMRERITSLVPDHGVWVGTFHAICARLLREFGPRIGLDRGFTIYDQPDRLRVIKSVMEQLDLADSGVAPEKVEAAISRAKNDMLDPESFLARRGDGADHVSAVVGRVFKTYQLRLLESSAVDFDDLLVHVVSLLRGDRELRAKLDDRYRYVLVDEYQDTNVAQYAIVRALSVDSPNLCVTGDPDQSIYGWRGANLNNILEFEHDYPECKVVRLELNYRSTKNILRVADHLIRHNRRRKPKELTTGNPEGDPVELTTFASETDEAQSVASTIADLVREGEYSYGEVSVFVRVTALTRGLESALRSLSIPYQVVGGVSFYERIEVKDTLAYLSLLNNPKDNVAFLRAINAPPRGIGKVSLDRLLAFARGRGIPMLAASRDAASVAGLSPKARSGLRDFALLMDELGALSDHSAEEVTRRLMSLSGYRDYWANQPKGDGEDRVANLDELVSAARQFDLEHPEATVLDFLADVTLSSAVDRWKDEGGAVTLMTLHAAKGLEFPVVFIVGLEQGLLPHSRASESDAELEEERRLLFVGITRAQKELRLSHCRIREFRGQRSVAIPSLFLGELPEGPIVYRDRSGMDGETTLASRRIGPRPDSSRASRPAEPPAPSGSGFRLTTAASLGGGGRSASTVDGPGDDLAAFRPGVLVLHPQYGLGKITAIDGAGPNRKGRVAFAVGGERTFVLSKAPLRPVKGA
- the dapA gene encoding 4-hydroxy-tetrahydrodipicolinate synthase, translating into MPTQGELFNGCTVALVTPFKGDDEVDLDALGGLVDWHVEQGTHAISPVGTTGESPTLSHEEHERVIETVVQRAAGRARVMAGTGSNATSEAVRLTKFAQRAGADGALLVAPYYNRPSQEGLYAHYARISEASDLPLVLYNVPGRTARNIEPATVERLSRVARIVAIKEASGSLDQVSEIRMRTDLTILSGDDSLTLPMLAVGAGGVVSVAANLVPRQVMAMIAAFEQGDLEGARRRHLELFPLCRDLLSIAANPIPVKAAMGLLGRIDGRMRLPLCPPDEAGLMTLRSSLRRHGLLGD